In one window of Mucilaginibacter auburnensis DNA:
- a CDS encoding FAD/NAD(P)-binding protein, whose amino-acid sequence MKTQSSNLIAIIGGGPGGLFMYKRLVETGAPGLEVHIYEKNNNLGCGMPYSQDGAADEHITNVSGNEIPQLVTTIQEWIKTVPKDTLDKYNIDPEKFNEYKVLPRLLFGQYLNAQFKLLLKQAREHGINTKVYYNTTVRDVVDKPDQDEVVVVTDKGEERYDRVVVCSGHIWTTTHEGKVKGWFDSPYPPQKIALHANHPVAVRGASLTAIDAIRTLARHNGRFEKDDKGILHFYVNEDSSDFRIAMHTRNGLLPAVRFHLEDSHLGKDTVLSDEEVLANREQNDGFLSLDYVFEKNFKAYIRKNDPEFYQKIANLNMEGFVDLVMTYRENQDPFDLLKEEYVEARESIIRKESVYWKEMLAVLSFAMNYPAKYFSAEDMIRLQKTLMPLISVVIAFVPQSSAETLMALHDAGRLSMITVDQDSEVIPHEDGGAIYKYVDEQGRKHQTHYQLFVDCIGQQHLAFNDIPFRSLVDNHTASHATLRFRNANVGAELMNEGEKPVVKGVDGEYYLIVPGMAINDHFQLLDKFNALNNRIYVMAVPLIGGYNPDYSGLDFSEAASAAIIEAMTGKQLAEAS is encoded by the coding sequence TTGAAAACACAAAGCAGCAATTTAATAGCCATTATTGGCGGAGGTCCGGGCGGTTTGTTTATGTACAAACGCCTGGTAGAAACCGGCGCTCCCGGCCTGGAAGTTCACATTTACGAAAAGAACAATAACCTAGGTTGTGGCATGCCTTACAGCCAAGATGGCGCTGCCGACGAGCATATCACCAACGTATCCGGCAATGAGATACCTCAATTGGTCACCACCATACAGGAGTGGATAAAAACCGTACCTAAGGATACTTTAGACAAGTACAACATTGATCCTGAAAAATTTAATGAGTACAAAGTGCTACCCCGGCTGCTGTTTGGACAATATTTAAACGCGCAGTTTAAACTGTTACTCAAGCAGGCGCGTGAACATGGCATCAACACCAAAGTTTATTACAACACTACTGTACGCGATGTTGTTGACAAACCTGACCAAGATGAGGTTGTTGTAGTAACGGATAAAGGCGAAGAACGTTATGATCGCGTAGTAGTATGCAGCGGCCATATCTGGACCACAACCCACGAGGGTAAAGTTAAGGGGTGGTTTGATTCGCCGTATCCGCCGCAAAAAATTGCATTGCATGCTAACCACCCGGTTGCAGTAAGGGGCGCTTCCTTAACTGCAATTGATGCCATACGAACTTTGGCCAGGCACAATGGCCGCTTTGAAAAAGACGATAAAGGTATTCTGCACTTTTACGTTAACGAGGATAGTTCTGACTTTCGCATAGCTATGCATACGCGCAATGGTTTGCTGCCTGCGGTGCGCTTTCATCTGGAAGACAGCCATTTGGGTAAAGACACCGTATTGAGCGATGAAGAAGTTCTGGCTAACCGCGAACAGAACGATGGCTTTTTATCGCTGGATTATGTATTTGAAAAAAACTTTAAAGCCTACATCCGCAAAAACGATCCTGAGTTTTACCAAAAGATAGCCAACCTGAACATGGAAGGTTTTGTGGATCTGGTAATGACCTACCGCGAAAACCAGGACCCGTTCGATCTGCTTAAAGAAGAATATGTAGAGGCGCGCGAGTCCATTATCCGCAAGGAGTCTGTTTACTGGAAAGAGATGCTGGCCGTGTTGAGCTTCGCGATGAATTACCCGGCTAAGTATTTTTCGGCAGAAGATATGATCCGTCTGCAAAAAACACTGATGCCTTTAATATCCGTAGTAATAGCATTTGTACCGCAGAGCTCGGCAGAAACCTTAATGGCCCTGCATGATGCAGGCAGACTAAGTATGATAACTGTGGACCAGGACAGCGAGGTTATTCCGCATGAAGATGGCGGCGCTATATATAAATATGTAGATGAACAGGGCCGTAAACACCAAACGCATTATCAGCTTTTTGTGGATTGTATTGGTCAGCAACATTTGGCTTTCAATGATATCCCATTCAGAAGTTTGGTTGATAATCACACTGCCAGTCATGCTACTTTGCGTTTCCGCAACGCTAACGTTGGTGCCGAACTAATGAATGAAGGCGAAAAACCAGTGGTAAAAGGTGTTGATGGTGAGTACTATTTGATAGTGCCCGGCATGGCCATCAACGACCATTTTCAGCTATTGGATAAGTTTAACGCTTTGAACAACAGGATATACGTAATGGCTGTACCGCTAATAGGCGGCTACAACCCCGATTATTCCGGATTAGATTTTAGCGAAGCGGCATCAGCGGCTATTATTGAAGCCATGACTGGTAAACAATTAGCCGAAGCTTCCTAA
- a CDS encoding DUF1543 domain-containing protein, translated as MAEPKLFMVLLGSKAKQRNIEQHDFFFGIAYNLQELIPRMRDFWPEAGSSLHIDGWREVRHVEGYSVNIIPTSANRPDNNKRLFFVNLGGYISGRLEEQHYTLLTVQDDRKWAVKAATDTEFFKTNTIKAVKSAAAHIDEKYGIDVDEIYRIEDLLSDDDKTNWHIHLKPDIEGQADSIQLGYLKLDKVQL; from the coding sequence ATGGCAGAACCAAAACTTTTTATGGTTTTATTAGGCTCAAAAGCAAAGCAACGCAATATTGAGCAGCACGATTTCTTTTTTGGCATTGCTTATAATTTGCAAGAGTTAATTCCCCGCATGCGCGATTTTTGGCCCGAAGCAGGCAGCAGCTTGCATATTGACGGATGGCGCGAGGTAAGGCATGTTGAGGGTTACAGCGTGAATATTATCCCTACATCGGCAAACCGACCAGACAATAACAAACGCCTGTTTTTTGTAAACCTTGGTGGTTATATAAGCGGACGTTTAGAAGAACAGCATTACACCCTACTTACCGTGCAAGACGACCGCAAATGGGCCGTTAAAGCAGCTACAGATACCGAGTTTTTTAAAACCAACACCATTAAAGCCGTTAAAAGTGCCGCCGCACATATTGACGAAAAGTACGGTATCGATGTAGATGAGATCTATCGCATTGAAGACCTGCTGAGTGACGACGATAAAACCAACTGGCATATACATCTTAAACCTGATATTGAAGGCCAGGCAGATAGCATACAGCTGGGTTATTTAAAGCTGGATAAAGTGCAGCTGTAA
- a CDS encoding ArnT family glycosyltransferase encodes MKKLTEANARSFTVVLIIVTFFLRLLIAAYTGLGNGESYYFRGALRFDWSYFDQPPLFFWLGGLSIKLFGLNNFGIRFPTVLLFAGTSWLLYLIAAKLFNNKSAFWAVVMLNLSAVFTVATAVWYQPDGPLMFFWLAATWCIIKILGIGSPQLDLKKDKGQIYRLWIMTGICLGLATLSKYHVLFMFAGVFLYVSTRKDQRHWLTHPGPYLAVVITILMASPIIWWNYNNNWVSFVWQGSRAGTRDKAFEWHIDWFLRSILGQAAWLLPWIWFPTVRQLFVSWRERHKAEYGFNFWMAVLPIVFFTVLTLWADLQYHFHWQAPGYMMLFMPLGFAVDKALTGADEYKRRLTRRWLNFSIYFTVVTITILGLHLVTGFWQNYGPKWVASLGGGKVDPTIQGVDFDEIMTRFEKEGWLNNDKIFAGSTRWWLAGKVDWALRGKKPIVCFNRDARNLAFLVDPNTLLGKDVIMIGEANAYDETIYQDATPFFDSIEQLPDIPIIRGGVVEEHLQVFYCKNFHQSKTPLPDYPLYRQLNGLVPFGK; translated from the coding sequence ATGAAAAAATTAACGGAAGCTAATGCCCGCTCTTTTACCGTAGTCCTGATTATAGTTACCTTTTTTTTACGTCTGCTGATAGCTGCTTATACAGGTTTGGGTAATGGTGAATCGTATTATTTCAGAGGGGCATTACGCTTTGACTGGAGCTACTTTGACCAGCCGCCGCTGTTTTTCTGGCTGGGTGGCCTCAGTATAAAACTTTTTGGACTTAATAATTTCGGCATACGATTCCCAACTGTGTTATTGTTTGCAGGTACCAGCTGGCTGTTATACTTAATTGCTGCTAAGTTGTTTAACAATAAATCGGCTTTTTGGGCAGTGGTGATGTTAAATTTAAGTGCCGTTTTTACAGTTGCAACTGCCGTTTGGTACCAACCCGACGGTCCGCTGATGTTTTTTTGGCTGGCCGCAACCTGGTGCATCATCAAAATATTGGGTATAGGTTCGCCACAACTTGATCTGAAAAAAGATAAAGGCCAGATATACCGCTTGTGGATAATGACCGGTATTTGCCTTGGGTTGGCCACATTAAGCAAATACCATGTGTTATTTATGTTCGCCGGTGTGTTTTTATACGTCAGTACGCGTAAAGACCAACGCCATTGGCTAACACACCCCGGCCCATATCTGGCTGTTGTAATAACTATATTAATGGCTTCGCCCATAATATGGTGGAACTACAATAATAACTGGGTATCGTTTGTGTGGCAGGGCTCGCGCGCGGGCACACGAGACAAGGCCTTTGAGTGGCATATTGATTGGTTTTTACGGAGCATTTTAGGCCAGGCTGCCTGGTTGCTGCCATGGATATGGTTCCCAACGGTAAGGCAACTATTTGTAAGCTGGAGAGAGCGCCACAAGGCGGAATATGGATTCAATTTTTGGATGGCTGTGTTACCTATAGTGTTCTTTACCGTATTAACCCTTTGGGCCGATCTGCAGTATCACTTCCATTGGCAGGCCCCGGGTTACATGATGTTGTTTATGCCCCTCGGCTTCGCTGTTGATAAAGCATTAACAGGCGCGGATGAGTATAAAAGGCGACTAACACGCCGCTGGTTGAACTTCTCTATTTATTTTACGGTTGTTACCATAACTATTTTGGGCCTGCATTTGGTTACCGGTTTTTGGCAGAATTATGGTCCCAAATGGGTAGCGAGTTTAGGTGGAGGCAAAGTTGATCCTACCATACAGGGTGTTGACTTTGATGAGATAATGACCCGCTTTGAAAAAGAAGGTTGGCTGAATAACGATAAAATTTTTGCCGGAAGTACCCGCTGGTGGCTGGCCGGTAAGGTAGATTGGGCGCTGAGAGGTAAAAAGCCCATTGTATGCTTTAACCGCGATGCACGTAATCTGGCATTTTTAGTTGACCCCAATACCTTGTTAGGTAAAGACGTTATAATGATAGGGGAGGCCAACGCTTATGATGAAACCATTTACCAGGACGCCACCCCATTTTTTGATAGCATTGAACAATTGCCCGATATCCCTATCATTCGTGGGGGAGTAGTGGAAGAGCATTTGCAGGTTTTCTATTGCAAAAATTTCCACCAGTCAAAAACACCGTTGCCCGATTATCCGCTGTACAGGCAGTTGAATGGGTTGGTGCCGTTTGGGAAGTAG
- the htpG gene encoding molecular chaperone HtpG: protein MQEKGTISIHTENIFPIIKKFLYSDTEIFLRELVSNAVDATQKIKRLASLGQYNGELGDLKVEVAFDEDAKTITISDRGIGMTAEEIKKYINQIAFSGATEFMEKFKEAKDANEIIGRFGLGFYSAFMVADKVEIQTLSYQEGAEPAYWVCDGSTEFEIGKGILEERGTEITLHINAESEEFLKKHRLQEILDKYARFLPVPIKFGTKTESVEDGVDEEGKPKYTSVEVDNIINDTNPIWTKAPSELKDEDYLDFYKQLYPFSEEPLFWIHLNVDYPFNLTGVLYFPKLKNDFEMQRNKIKLFSRQVFITDEVKDIVPEFLMLLHGVIDSPDIPLNVSRSFLQADSNVKKINSYITKKVADKLAELFKNDRKAYEEKWSDIGLFVKYGFISDDKFYEKAKDFVLLSNTKKETFTLNEYKEKVAPEQTDKDEQLVYLYTNDAAKQDSFIQSANNKGYDVLLMNSPIDNHFISHLEQKLEKTQLKRVDSDVADKLIKKDDAPAHVLTEEQSTKVKTVFDKAIGKPTYKVELESLSPDELPVTVTMNEFMRRMKDMAAMGGGMGFYGNMPDNYNVVVNGNHKLITRIAQEESEEVQAELAKQAFDLALLSQGLLTGAELTEFVKRSVNLI, encoded by the coding sequence ATGCAAGAAAAAGGAACGATCTCGATACACACCGAGAACATTTTCCCGATCATTAAGAAATTTTTATACTCAGATACTGAGATATTTTTACGCGAGCTGGTGTCAAACGCTGTTGATGCCACACAAAAAATAAAACGTCTGGCATCATTGGGCCAATACAACGGTGAACTGGGTGACCTTAAAGTGGAGGTGGCTTTTGATGAAGACGCAAAAACAATCACCATATCCGATCGCGGTATTGGTATGACCGCCGAGGAGATCAAAAAGTACATCAACCAGATAGCTTTTTCGGGCGCTACCGAGTTTATGGAGAAATTTAAAGAGGCTAAAGATGCAAATGAGATCATTGGTCGTTTTGGTTTAGGTTTCTATTCTGCCTTTATGGTGGCCGACAAGGTAGAGATCCAAACCCTTTCTTACCAGGAAGGCGCTGAGCCTGCTTATTGGGTTTGCGATGGCAGCACGGAGTTTGAAATTGGTAAAGGTATTTTAGAGGAACGTGGTACAGAGATCACCTTACATATCAATGCTGAATCTGAAGAGTTTTTAAAGAAGCACCGCCTTCAGGAAATATTGGATAAATATGCCCGCTTCCTGCCGGTGCCTATCAAATTTGGCACTAAAACCGAAAGCGTTGAAGATGGTGTTGATGAAGAAGGCAAACCAAAATATACTTCGGTAGAGGTTGATAACATTATTAACGACACCAACCCTATCTGGACAAAAGCGCCATCTGAACTGAAAGACGAGGATTATCTTGATTTCTACAAACAGTTATATCCTTTCAGTGAAGAACCACTATTCTGGATTCACCTGAATGTTGATTATCCTTTCAATTTAACAGGCGTACTGTACTTCCCGAAATTGAAGAACGATTTTGAGATGCAGCGCAACAAAATTAAGCTATTCTCTCGTCAGGTATTCATTACCGATGAGGTGAAAGACATCGTACCTGAGTTTTTAATGTTGCTGCACGGTGTTATCGATTCACCGGATATTCCGCTGAACGTATCACGCAGTTTCCTGCAAGCCGACAGCAACGTTAAAAAGATCAACAGTTACATCACAAAAAAGGTAGCTGATAAATTAGCTGAACTATTTAAAAACGACCGCAAAGCTTACGAAGAAAAATGGAGCGACATTGGCCTGTTTGTTAAATATGGCTTTATAAGCGACGACAAATTCTACGAAAAGGCAAAAGATTTTGTGTTACTAAGCAACACTAAAAAAGAAACTTTTACGCTTAACGAATACAAGGAAAAAGTAGCGCCTGAACAAACTGATAAAGATGAGCAACTGGTGTATTTATATACTAATGACGCCGCTAAACAGGATTCATTTATCCAATCTGCCAATAACAAAGGTTACGATGTGTTGTTAATGAACTCTCCTATTGACAATCACTTCATCAGTCATTTAGAGCAAAAGCTGGAAAAAACCCAATTAAAACGCGTTGACTCTGACGTTGCTGATAAACTGATCAAAAAAGACGATGCACCGGCCCATGTGTTGACAGAAGAGCAGTCAACCAAAGTGAAAACTGTTTTTGATAAAGCCATTGGCAAACCAACATACAAAGTTGAACTGGAAAGCTTAAGCCCTGATGAATTGCCGGTAACTGTTACCATGAACGAGTTTATGCGCCGCATGAAAGACATGGCAGCCATGGGCGGCGGCATGGGCTTTTATGGCAACATGCCTGACAACTATAATGTGGTAGTTAACGGTAACCATAAACTGATAACCCGCATAGCCCAGGAAGAAAGCGAAGAAGTACAGGCTGAATTGGCTAAACAGGCGTTTGACCTGGCTTTATTATCGCAAGGGCTACTAACCGGAGCCGAGCTGACCGAATTTGTGAAGCGCAGCGTTAACCTGATATAA
- a CDS encoding DUF4251 domain-containing protein codes for MKNTLKIFFAVAVCVLFGEKAISQTTAPDKKATQIAELKRIVDGKNYIFKATTAMPTTSAGVQVSGNIGGPNSVLNQLNSGMINLTGSYDVSLKNDSLSVFLPYYGTAFSAPINPTEGGIKLNTTKFDYNVAQKKKGSLQITFKPQKLETRSPADVYRMILSVSPGGYATLQVISVNRMPITFNGMVEEIKPQEAKKS; via the coding sequence ATGAAAAACACATTGAAAATATTTTTTGCTGTTGCTGTTTGCGTATTATTTGGTGAAAAGGCCATTTCGCAAACTACAGCGCCCGACAAAAAAGCAACGCAAATTGCCGAACTGAAACGCATAGTTGATGGCAAAAACTATATTTTTAAAGCTACTACAGCCATGCCTACAACTTCTGCCGGCGTACAGGTAAGCGGGAATATTGGTGGGCCAAACAGTGTTTTAAATCAGCTTAACAGCGGTATGATCAACCTTACAGGTTCATACGATGTTAGTTTGAAAAATGATTCGCTATCGGTTTTTCTTCCCTATTATGGTACAGCATTCAGCGCCCCCATCAACCCTACCGAAGGCGGCATTAAACTTAACACTACTAAGTTTGATTATAATGTAGCGCAAAAGAAGAAAGGCAGTTTACAAATAACATTTAAACCGCAAAAGTTAGAAACGCGCAGCCCTGCTGATGTTTACCGCATGATACTTAGCGTGAGTCCCGGCGGATATGCTACACTACAAGTAATTTCAGTCAACCGTATGCCGATAACATTTAACGGCATGGTGGAAGAAATCAAACCGCAAGAGGCCAAAAAGAGCTAA
- the eutC gene encoding ethanolamine ammonia-lyase subunit EutC yields the protein MKKEGLAKHNILEPLKAFTPARIALGRAGTGIPLKAFQAFKLAHAHARDAVYSELDIDGLNEKLSVFDLPVIHLHSAAAYREQYLQRPDLGRKLNEESAEEIKKYYSPCDVAIVIADGLSAMAVNNQVVKLVKSLLALLQDANFQTAPLTLVKQGRVAIADEIGLALGARLSLIIIGERPGLSSGYSAGVYITYQPKPGLTDECRNCVSNIHAQGLSGKIAAEKIFYLIQEAFKYKQTGITLKDNQLLLP from the coding sequence ATGAAAAAAGAGGGCCTTGCAAAGCACAACATATTGGAGCCATTAAAGGCATTTACTCCTGCACGCATAGCCTTGGGACGGGCGGGGACGGGTATTCCACTAAAAGCTTTTCAGGCGTTTAAACTCGCGCATGCACACGCGCGCGACGCTGTGTACTCTGAACTGGATATTGACGGCCTCAATGAAAAACTCTCCGTTTTTGATTTGCCTGTTATACACCTCCATAGCGCTGCGGCATACCGTGAACAATATCTGCAACGCCCCGATCTGGGGCGGAAGCTAAATGAAGAATCGGCAGAAGAGATCAAAAAGTACTATTCCCCATGTGATGTTGCCATCGTTATAGCCGATGGCTTATCTGCTATGGCGGTTAATAATCAGGTGGTTAAATTGGTTAAATCGCTGCTTGCTTTGTTGCAGGACGCTAATTTTCAAACGGCCCCTTTAACTTTGGTAAAGCAAGGCCGCGTAGCCATTGCTGATGAAATAGGCCTTGCTTTAGGAGCCAGGCTATCATTAATCATTATAGGGGAACGGCCCGGATTAAGTTCAGGATATAGCGCGGGCGTTTACATTACTTATCAACCCAAGCCAGGCTTAACAGATGAGTGTCGCAATTGCGTATCTAATATCCATGCGCAAGGGTTAAGCGGCAAAATAGCGGCAGAAAAGATCTTCTATCTTATACAGGAGGCGTTTAAATATAAACAAACCGGTATCACATTAAAAGATAATCAGTTACTACTTCCTTAG
- a CDS encoding ethanolamine ammonia-lyase subunit EutB → MYRHTIKNKVYRFADLKALMAKASPHRSGDELAGVCATSYEERVAAQITLADVPLKNFLNEALIPYEDDEVTRLIIDSHLPEAFLAISSLTVGEFYEWLMHDETDGELIAAASPGITPEMAAAVCKLMRNQDLIAVAKKIQVVTKFRNTIGLKGRFSTRLQPNHPTDDLKGIAASIIDGLLFGSGDAVIGINPATDSPATASALLIMMDNVRQQFAIPTQTCVLSHITTTMQLLEQAAPVDLCFQSITGTQAANNSFGINLNLLSEAYDATLSLKRGTIGNNVMYFETGQGSCLSANAHHGLDQQTCEARAYAVARKFNPLLVNTVVGFIGPEYLYDGKQIIRAALEDHFCGKLLGLPMGVDVCYTNHAEADQDDMDNLLTLLGVAGCNFVMGIPGSDDVMLNYQSTSFHDAAYLRKVLGLRHAPEFETWLTQQGIVDNKGDLKQISQTHQLLNAFLK, encoded by the coding sequence GTGTACCGCCATACCATCAAAAATAAGGTATACCGCTTTGCCGACCTGAAAGCACTAATGGCAAAGGCATCACCCCACCGCTCGGGTGATGAGCTGGCGGGGGTATGCGCTACGTCATACGAAGAAAGGGTTGCAGCGCAGATAACTTTGGCCGATGTGCCATTAAAGAATTTCTTAAATGAGGCGCTAATACCTTATGAGGATGATGAAGTAACGCGGTTAATTATTGATAGTCACCTGCCTGAGGCTTTTTTGGCTATTAGCAGTTTAACTGTTGGTGAATTTTATGAGTGGCTAATGCATGATGAGACGGATGGTGAATTGATAGCCGCTGCATCGCCCGGTATAACGCCCGAAATGGCTGCGGCCGTTTGTAAGCTCATGCGCAATCAGGATCTGATTGCTGTTGCGAAGAAAATACAGGTAGTTACCAAGTTTAGAAATACCATTGGATTAAAAGGGCGCTTCTCCACCCGCCTGCAGCCCAACCATCCAACTGATGATTTAAAAGGCATTGCCGCCAGTATAATTGATGGTTTGCTTTTCGGTAGCGGCGACGCGGTGATAGGCATTAACCCGGCTACTGATAGCCCCGCAACGGCCTCTGCGCTACTCATTATGATGGATAATGTTAGGCAGCAGTTTGCCATTCCCACGCAAACCTGTGTATTGAGTCACATTACTACCACCATGCAATTGCTGGAGCAGGCGGCACCCGTTGACCTGTGTTTTCAATCTATAACAGGAACCCAGGCAGCAAACAACAGCTTTGGCATCAACCTTAACCTATTAAGCGAGGCATATGATGCTACACTTTCGCTTAAGCGGGGTACCATTGGCAATAATGTGATGTACTTTGAAACAGGACAGGGGAGCTGCCTTTCTGCCAACGCGCACCATGGCCTTGATCAGCAAACCTGCGAGGCAAGGGCGTATGCTGTGGCCCGCAAGTTTAACCCCTTGCTGGTTAATACTGTTGTAGGGTTTATCGGGCCTGAGTATTTATATGATGGTAAACAAATTATCCGTGCCGCGTTGGAAGATCATTTTTGCGGAAAACTTTTGGGTTTACCCATGGGTGTTGATGTATGCTATACCAACCATGCTGAAGCTGACCAGGACGATATGGATAACCTGCTTACGCTTTTAGGCGTAGCGGGTTGTAATTTTGTGATGGGCATACCGGGATCGGATGATGTGATGCTTAACTATCAATCCACCTCTTTTCATGATGCGGCTTACCTGCGCAAGGTTTTAGGTTTACGTCATGCGCCCGAATTTGAAACCTGGTTAACACAACAAGGTATTGTTGACAATAAAGGCGACCTGAAACAGATCAGCCAGACACACCAGCTGCTTAATGCGTTTCTAAAATGA
- the eat gene encoding ethanolamine permease — translation MAQPATEQLKRVLKPVHLWAIGVGLVISGEYFGWNYGWGVSGTIGMLIATLVITVMYITFIFSYTELTSAIPHAGGAFAYAYRAMGPFGGLIAGYATLIDFLLATPAIAVSLGSYIHFLYPGIPIVQSALAFNLVFILLNISGVKESAMFSLFITILAVGELLLYIGVIAPNFKMSNYLTDPMPFGWGGVFAALPFAVWFYLAIEGMAQVAEEVKEPKRNIPKGYISALVTLVFLALAVMILTGGVSDWRKLTNLDYPLPEAIGLVMGKTNGLTKIFASIGLFGLIASLHGIILASSRQIFAMARSGYLPAELATINHRFKTPHWAIIATGGVSFIAILTGSTAQIIVLSVLGAVVMYMMSMISLFILRKKEPDLERPFRSPFYPVFPGIALALCAVCLFSIIVFNPKISLMFFVLLAVILAIFMLIGKHKMKLKDEL, via the coding sequence ATGGCACAACCCGCTACCGAACAATTAAAACGCGTTTTAAAGCCGGTGCATTTGTGGGCCATAGGGGTAGGGTTAGTTATCTCGGGTGAGTATTTTGGCTGGAACTATGGTTGGGGTGTATCCGGCACCATTGGTATGCTCATTGCCACATTGGTCATTACGGTAATGTACATCACCTTTATCTTCAGCTATACCGAACTCACCTCGGCCATACCACATGCCGGCGGTGCGTTTGCTTATGCTTATCGGGCAATGGGGCCGTTTGGCGGTTTAATAGCAGGTTACGCCACACTTATTGATTTTTTGTTGGCTACTCCGGCAATAGCCGTTTCTTTAGGTAGTTATATTCATTTTTTATATCCGGGTATACCTATTGTTCAATCGGCTTTAGCTTTTAACTTGGTTTTTATTTTGCTGAATATATCTGGTGTTAAAGAGTCGGCAATGTTTTCATTGTTCATTACCATATTGGCAGTAGGCGAATTACTGCTGTATATAGGCGTAATAGCGCCGAATTTTAAGATGAGCAATTACCTTACTGACCCCATGCCCTTCGGTTGGGGCGGGGTATTTGCAGCTTTACCCTTCGCGGTTTGGTTTTACCTGGCCATAGAGGGCATGGCTCAGGTGGCCGAAGAAGTTAAAGAGCCTAAACGCAATATTCCTAAAGGCTACATATCTGCATTAGTTACTTTAGTTTTTCTGGCATTAGCGGTAATGATACTAACCGGCGGTGTATCCGACTGGCGCAAACTTACCAACCTGGATTACCCACTGCCAGAAGCCATTGGTTTGGTAATGGGTAAAACCAACGGACTAACCAAAATATTTGCCAGTATAGGCTTGTTTGGTCTGATAGCATCTTTACATGGTATTATCCTGGCATCATCGCGCCAAATATTTGCCATGGCGCGTAGCGGTTATCTGCCTGCGGAACTTGCCACTATCAATCATCGGTTTAAAACGCCGCACTGGGCCATTATAGCAACCGGGGGAGTTAGTTTTATAGCTATACTCACCGGTTCAACTGCGCAGATCATCGTATTATCGGTACTCGGCGCTGTGGTTATGTATATGATGAGCATGATCAGCCTGTTCATCCTCCGCAAAAAAGAACCCGATTTGGAGCGACCCTTCAGATCGCCTTTTTATCCGGTTTTTCCGGGGATAGCGTTGGCGCTATGTGCCGTTTGTCTTTTTTCAATCATCGTTTTCAATCCTAAAATAAGCCTTATGTTTTTTGTTTTGTTGGCAGTTATTCTGGCCATTTTTATGCTGATAGGAAAACATAAAATGAAATTAAAGGATGAGCTATAG